One Phyllopteryx taeniolatus isolate TA_2022b chromosome 3, UOR_Ptae_1.2, whole genome shotgun sequence genomic window, TAATAACTGATTATTTTGAGAACGTGATTTAAGTAGGTCCTCTACGATTACATTTTGAACAGGGTAACTTTTAACtgtaaacaacaacatttgcaaAGTTGTGTTCAggtaacacagacacacatacggtcggtacggaaagtattcagacccccttcaatgtttcactctttgttatattgcagccatttgcaaaaatcgctgaagttcatattttttccccctcatgaatgtacacacagcagcgccccatattgacagaaaaaaacagacttgtggaaatttttgcagattgattcaaaaagaaaaagtgaaatatgacacagccagaagtattcagaccctttgcggagtatttagcagaagcccccttttgaccGAATACAGcagccacgagtctttttgggaatgaggcAACGAGTTTttcccacctggatttggggatcccctgccattcctccttgcagatcctctccggtTCCGTCAGgtcggatggtgaacgttggtgggcggccattttcaggtctctccagagatgctcagttgggttgaagtcagggctctggctggaccattcaagaacagtcacggagttgttctgaagccactcctttgttattttagctgtgtgcttcgggtcattgtcttgttggaaggtgaaccttcggcccagtcggaggtcctgagcactctggagaaggttttggtcccggatatccccgtacttggccgcataCATCTTTTCACTCGATTGCAACCGGGGGTCCTGTCCGTGCAGCTGAACCCCCCCCGCCACagcgtgatgctgccaccaccgtgcttcactctTGGGACCGTATTGGGCAGGTGATGAGCAGCGcctgcctgcttttctccacacataccgcttagaattaaggccaaaaagttctatcttggtctcaccagaccagagaatcttatttctctcCATCTTGGAGCCCttcaggtgttgtttttttagcaaactccatgcgggcttccatgtgtcttgcactgaggagaggcttccttccgtcgggccactctgccttAAAGCgacgactggtggagggctgcagtgatgcttgactttctagagctttcttccatctcccgaccgcatctctggagctcagccacagtgatctttgggttcttcttgacctctctcaccaaggttcttctcccccgattgctcagttcgGCCGGACTTCCACCACTCGGAAGGGttccggtcgtcccaaacgtcttccatttcaggattatggaggccactttgctcttaggaaccttaagtgcagcagaaagtttttttgtaaccatgaccagatctgtgcctttccacaattctgtctctgagctgtgagctgtaaggtcttctctagacaggggtgtggctttcctaatcaagttcgATCAgtttcatcaaacacagctgggctccaatgaaggtgtcgaacccTCTCAAGGACAATcaagaagaaatggacagcagccGACTTCCATATACGAGCGAGTGTCacatgtcacagcaaagggtcggaatccttctggctgtgtcatatttcactttttctttttcaatcaatctgccaaaatgtcaacaattcagttttttctgtcaatatgggtcgctgtgtgtacattaatgaggaaaacaaatgaatataaatgattttagcaaatggctgcaatataacaaagagtgaagaatTTAAGGGTGGGGTACTCAAACTATATGGCAAGATTTTGTGTGttaattttgtatattttacatcaacttgtattttaattttgtagtatttgtgtTGTGGCTCATCTTCTGTGTTGtgtaattttgtgtgtgtgtgtgtgtcagaggcGTGATGCACCTTGACGATGACAGCTACGCCATTGAGCCTCTAGACTCCGCCCCCGAGCAGCACCTGCTGTACCGCCTACAGGATGTGAAATCACAGCCTCGAGGATGCGGGACGCCGCATCGCCACGGCGCACGCGCGGCATCATCGGTGCAGGAAATCCACCGGCGCGCCAGGGTGAcgtcacacgcacgcacacgtacatgcgcgcgcacgcacattGACAAATACGGCGGTTCCTTGATTTACAAGGGGAATTCATTCAGGTGCCATAGCTACCGCAACATCGATGCCAGTTTCGTTAGACCGTCTTTGGCGTTTAGCAttgtgcgttagcattaagctgggcGACCTTTGATGTCTCCAAAAACTTGCAAGTCGGATTACTCGTACATTGAGATACCTCAGTACACGGAACAGCAACagtcacacacattcacaccacacacacacacactcggagagagacacacacagacacaaactctTGcaccctaacacacacacacatgtgcacacTCGCACAGATGAACTCTTGCAAAGTAACACATTCCCGCAcatacacgcacatgcacacacgcccTTAATGTGAATGAAgtgtattaatgtgtgtgtgtgtgtgtgtgtgtgtgttttccaggCGAAGCGAGATATTCTCCATCGCACACACTACGTTGAGCTGCTGCTGGTGGTGGACAATGACCgagtgagacacacacacacattctgttCAAAATTGCTCATGAGTAAATGTGTGATTGTTCCTTCCCTCAGTACAACAGCGTGAACCGGAACGAGAGTGCAGTGAGGGAGGAGATGGTTCATCTGGCCAACTTCCTAGACGCTGTGAGCACGCACAATTCATTGGCATGAACACAAACTCAAACGTACTCTACTTCCGTGTAATTTGCCAAAACTCATCTTCATCAAGTACACCCAAAATCACCTAGCATGGCTGTTTTTGTCATGTGGGGGAAACCGACGGCTCTCGAGAAAACTcgcgcagacacggggagaacacgtgaactccacacaggaaggtcggaggccggatttgaacccgcgacCTCTGAGCTGCGAGGCGGGGCTTGCCGAGCCCGGTCAGACGCCGTGCCGTCAAAAGAAGAGCGCAGCGAGCGGGAGAAAGGGTCCGAGCCTCGCGATGGGCTGAACCGATTCAAATCAAACACATTTGAGTGTCAAAAGTCAAACttcacaaaaagtacatttataagtTGTTAAttagatttgttaaaaaaaaaaaaaaaatcaacaacacctCAAAGCGAAAGGCTGAAGTGATGATTTTGGAGTTTAATTGTGCGTGCGTAGATCTACATGCAGCTGAACGTGAGGGTGGTCCTGGTGGGCCTGGAGATCTGGACCCGGCAGAACCTGATCAGCACCGAAGGGGGCGCCGGCGAGGTGCTCGGTCGCTTCACCCAGTGGAGGGAGAAGGAACTGCTGCCTCGGCGAAGACACGACTCGGCGCAGCTCATACTGTTGAgtacacacgcgcacgcacgcacgcacgcacacggagGTGgaggatgatggtggtggtgatgtTGCAGGACGAAGAGTTTTGGGGTGACAGCAGGGATGGCGTTCGTCTCCACCGTGTGTTCAAGAAGTCACGGTGGCGGGATTAATGCGGTACGTACGGGAAAATAGCTAACACGTGCAAAAAAGAGACAGACATCCAGGTAAACTAACACACATGTACGAGTAAAACACATAAAGGTAACAAGCGCACACATACAAGGAGCACACACTGAGGAAGCAACACAGGTAACGCACACATACAGGTAACactttgcgtgcgtgtgcagtTCACCAACAACAACGTGTTTGCCTTCGCCTCCATCGTGGCTCACGAGCTCGGTCACAACCTCGGCATGAACCACGACGACAGCCGCGCTTGCGCCTGCCCCGAGCAAGCGTGTATCATGAACTCCGGAGCCACGTAAGACGCACGCCGGACATCACGCACAAAGAACATAcatgacacacgcacacgcaaacacactgCTGACAGCTGGTGCGGTGTCATGCGGTTAGAGGGTCGCGCAACTTCAGCCGCTGCAGCGCCGACGACTTCGAGAAGATGCTGCTGCACACGGGAGGCTCGTGTCTGCTCAACGTGCCGCGGCCCGACGAGGCCTACAGCGCCCCCTACTGCGGGAACGGCCTGCTCGACTCGGGCGAGGACTGCGACTGCGGATCGGCGAAGGTGCGGGACACGCCGACGTCCTCGAGGTTgtgatgtgtgtatgtataagAGAGTGAGTGTGTGCGCTTGTGGCTGTTACGATTGGGAGAATATCTGCGTATGTATGagagtgttttgtgtgtgcgtcttCCCACACTGTTTGTGAAGTCGCTGAGTGACACAACAATCCCACATTGTGTCCCGTGCGCGTTGCGGCAGGAGTGCGAGAGCGACCCCTGCTGCGAGTTCTCCACGTGCCGACTGAAGGCGGGAGCCGAGTGCGGCGACGGCGAGTGctgctacaactgtcgggtacGCTCGCCGCGGGAAGACACGGGCGGCGCCCGTGTTAATGCGTGCGCTCTTGTGGGTGTGTAGTTCCggcccggcggcacggtgtgtcGCGCCAGCACGGACGAGTGCGACCTGCCCGAGTTCTGCAACGGCTCCTCGTCCCTCTGTCGGAGCGACGTCTTCGTGCAGGTCGGTGTGCGTCTGCGTGCGGCTCACTCGTTGTTCCGTTACAACGATGCATTCGTTGGCGTGCGTCGTTGCACCGGTGCGTCGCTAtcatcatacatgcaaatcagtcgcgaaattcgctgttttgaactcaaaataggccatttacgtcaatcgtatagatccgatgagtttttctcATCATAGGCTGTATCTTATTCCTTATTCCACACGTATCCGCCATCCACACACgtcatttctgaatattacgCCGCGACGGGTGAATATGCGAGCGCATCACCCTGAGGTTCCACCTGTGCGCCCGCGCTCGGGACCCGCCTgtgataagtcacaggagttgacgagaccagaaagaaaagttccgccgcttctgctatGACCGGGAAAAAAGAAGTGCAGCGCAGACGCTCATCGGGTAAGTCCCATTCGTGTTTGCCAATGATTTCACCCTCCGATGAAATGCTCAGAATTTTGCCAAGGTTATCTCCACTGCATCCAAATGATTGATTCATGTTAATGCATCCCAAACTAACGCGACTAAACTACACGAAACACCTGCTCTCGCTCATGACTATGCCTAAGTGTGAGCGGATTTTCCTCTTCCGCTTTTACGTCGAAgccacatttttgctcatcggATCGGCCAGTTTCGTACTTGTCGCACTCTGTTTGTtagtattttcgcgttgaggggCCGTCGTTGCGGTCCCAGCGGCACCGCCAAGCACACGTAACGTCGGCGAcgagagctgatccgctagtacatcttgtatcagtttgaaaaacgagcctacaattatctaattagtttacggatgttaatgtgaAATGGATGAAGCGACGgggcgatgttagggattatgtcacaacacagaatgaactcacTTCAAACTCAGAAAGGGCCAatgaaaaaacagaaaaatattgcgCTTCAtcttttcctggaggatgcatttagGGTTAGCCTTAGAAGTTGGTCATAGTGAAAaaggaagtgaaacagacaacgATTGGAGTCAAttgttttccagaatgagagcgctatgagaggaggatgctattcgtgtggcacagcttgaagctggcATCGGGTGCAGGCGGAGaggggcctggctcaagttggaggcccaaactaaaaaagcaaagaaatcaggcaaatttcatttgaatcttaaatttggacatcaacatgtacttgagtgctgtaaatgaatgtttttctgcgtgaagaaaatgtgttgatttttcctttttgtacTCTTcacagagtcttccagattgcttcatTTATGTTATCCCCCCCTGAcacccctacaatgttttttttttttttgtcacctttttcatgcctttggtgtttgcatgtctgtgttatcgatgtgtgtgtgtgtgtgtttcagaacGGTCATCCGTGTCGGAATGGGCAGGCGTACTGTTACAACGGCCGCTGTCAGCATGCCGGAGACCAGTGCAGGAGCATCTTTGGAGCAAGTAAGTTGGGCCGCAAAAGAAACGCGCACACGCAGACACAGAAGGACAGACCTGCGCGTGTGTCGCTCCTCCTCCGCAGAAGCCAAGATGGCGCCGGAGATCTGCTTCAAAGACGTCAACAGCAAAGGCGATCGCTTCGGGAACTGCGGATACCAAAACTACGGGTACAAAAAGTGTGAGAGCAGGTAAACGTCACCTTCGCGTGCACGCACGCAACATCAGAGAGAGAATGAAAAACAGAGGTGAAGAAAGAGAATCACAAGAGAGCGATAGAGAAAGGAATAGAAAGAGAGGTTAAGTGACAGGTAAGGTAAGAAACGGgtagagaaagaaagagaagaaaagatccgaccccaattccaatgaagttgggactttgtgttaaacataaataaaaacagaatgcaatgatttgcaaatcatgtgcaacctctacaggaagtcctcgaccTTCGACGTTTGGACTtgacgacgcccgtgcctcgtccgccgttttgtcccagcaccatcgtgtttctgcttagctagcgCATAGCGctcgtctgtgtttgtgcgccgggcatatctttgccttttttcacactctcagcagtaatgggaAGTACAGCATCTTCATTTTGTATATGAATTTCTtgatacgaagtgttaacctttcccgctccggtcacctgaccgtggtcgggagacgcaggggttaactcccttctctcgtcgcgcggcaacaataaaggcacgacgCGCCGATTTGCCGCCTGAacggctttattagctcctctgcacatggGACgacaacgggtcctccgctaatcgctaatcttccccggtcgccgtcgcTCCGCTTGCCGCTGTACACGCTCGcgccggcgcgcactccttcctcctccgcAATCCCGTCTCACCcgcacatcgacgcacacgcccacacaaaCTGAGCTTgttgtcacaatcacgtgggacgatacccgtaacagaagtatttggCCGtacatttcgactttaacggtgaaatccgacttctGCGGAAAcgcgtgttacgtcgccagcgtagaaACTGAACTCGTTCggaaatcgaggacttcctgtattgaattgaatacgctacaaagaaaagatatttaatgttcaaactgataaacttgattgtttttagccaataatcctgaacttagaatttgatggctgcaacacgttcccaaaaagctgggacaggctcaagtttcccactgtgttgcgtcaccttttcttttgacaacattcaataaacgtttgggaactgacgacactcattgctgaagctttgtaggtggaattctttcccattcagcttcagctgttcaacagtccgcgatctccgttgtcgtattttacgcttcataatgcgccacgcattttcaatgggagacaggtctggactgcaggcaggccagtctagtacccgcactcttttactacgaagccacgctgttgtaacacgtgcagaatgtggtttggcattgtcttgcttaaATAAGCAGTGGCGTGCCCATGAacaagacgtcgcttggatggcagcatgtttctccaaaacctgtatgttcctttcagcatgaatggtgccttcacagatgtgcaagttacccatgccattggcacgaacacagccccgtaccatcacagatgctggcttttgaactttacgtccataacagtccggatggttcttttcctctttggcccggaggacacgacgtccacaatttccaaaaacaatttgaaatgcggactcgtcggaccacagaagacttttccactttgcatcggtccatcttatcttgttgataaatggcttttgctttgcatagtagagtttcaagttgcactcacggatgtagcgccgaactgtatttactgacattggttttctgaagtgttcctgagcccacgcggtgatatcctttgcaGATTGATGTCtgcttttgatgcagtgccgcctgagggatcgaaggtcacgacgggcattcaatgttggttttgggccttgccgcttccatgcagtgatttctccagattctctgaaccttttgatgatccttgcaattgtacgttgacgaacattgtccttaaactgttggactattttctcacgcgcttgttcacaaagaggtgaacctctttatattaaatattaagttaaatataggttgaacatgatttgcaaatcattgtattctgtttttatttgtttaacacaacctcccaacttcattggaattggcgctGTAGATGGATAAAGAGAGAAATAGTGAAAGGAGCTACAGAGTTaaagataaaaagaaagtaGATGTAGAGAAAGAAGAAGTATTGAGAGGGAAAGAAAAAGGGAAGCAGGGAGAGAGGTGGCAGCATCAGGAAAACAGCAGATGTTCTTTCGTCCGTCTGTTCGTTTCCATAGAAACGCTTTGTGCGGCAAGCTGCAGTGCGCCAACGTGCAGGGCGTCAAAGCGTTCGGCGTGCAGCCGTCCATCATCAGCACGCCCATAGGGGGCGACGTGTGCTCCGGGGTGGACTTCATGCTGGGCTCGGACGTGCCCGACCCCGGCATGGTCAACGAGGGCACCCGCTGCGGTCCCGACAAGGTGAGCCACGCCGGAAGCCGCGGCGGCGCCGGGCAACAAGTGACATCACGCTGACTTTGCGCCTTTCTGTCGCCGTGTGGCCTTCAGGTGTGTCTGAACTTTGAGTGTCGCAACGTGGACGTCCTCAACTTTGACTGCGACGACGCCCACAACAAGTGCCACGGCCACGGAGTGAGAACCGACGCCAGACTCGGCGGGCGGGCAGGCGCCACAGACGTTTTTTTGCAATTTGAGATACTAGCGCTctttggtggcagtgaactcaactcacttctcaagtttggcagatagctagcttattgctaacacattatgggaaacgccatagacgggctaaacAATAGCAGCGGCGGCATTAGCACGCAAACGTTGCAgcgacacatgtagacagacaatagaaCAATATTATCAGTGCACCCTGCATATTTGCCATTTGGCATTTACGGTTTCACCTATTGGTGGATTTTGGGGGTAACTTATGGCCATTATTTGCAgaaacctgttttttttccgaTACCCTGCTTATTTatgcgtttctttttttttttttttttttttaacctgagcCCATTTGCAAGGGGAAAAAacctccatttttttattttcacggCAAATCTAATGGGCTACAATGTTTCTTCCTTTTTCACTATTGGTGGTCGGGCCCGGTCCCGGTCCCGGTCCCGGTCCCTGTCCCTGTCCCACGCAACTAGCAactgttctttatcctctgcatttTTGTGATTTTGCGTCTTTGTGTGGGTCAGGTGTGCAACAACAACCATAACTGTCACTGCGAGGCCGGCTGGGCTCCGCCCTTCTGCGAACAGGCGGGTTACGGGGGGAGCGTGGACAGCGGGCCCACCTGGAACGGTACCATCATATTTTTCACTTTCCACTGTCGGGACCGTCAGAGGTTCTTTTCGAGGTTCCGCCAGACATTTAGTGAGAGGTTTTTTCATTGCTTCTGCTTGAGGCTCCGTCAGAACTTCTAGTATACGTTTGATAGCACGTTTTACAAGAAGTTTACATCAAT contains:
- the LOC133475659 gene encoding disintegrin and metalloproteinase domain-containing protein 9-like isoform X3 translates to MPTARRPIRCRTPSACRDAGTSSVCKGTGCCFLRTSKCLHTLTTEKSSPPRRLSRGVMHLDDDSYAIEPLDSAPEQHLLYRLQDVKSQPRGCGTPHRHGARAASSVQEIHRRARAKRDILHRTHYVELLLVVDNDRYNSVNRNESAVREEMVHLANFLDAIYMQLNVRVVLVGLEIWTRQNLISTEGGAGEVLGRFTQWREKELLPRRRHDSAQLILTKSFGVTAGMAFVSTVCSRSHGGGINAFTNNNVFAFASIVAHELGHNLGMNHDDSRACACPEQACIMNSGATGSRNFSRCSADDFEKMLLHTGGSCLLNVPRPDEAYSAPYCGNGLLDSGEDCDCGSAKECESDPCCEFSTCRLKAGAECGDGECCYNCRFRPGGTVCRASTDECDLPEFCNGSSSLCRSDVFVQNGHPCRNGQAYCYNGRCQHAGDQCRSIFGAKAKMAPEICFKDVNSKGDRFGNCGYQNYGYKKCESRNALCGKLQCANVQGVKAFGVQPSIISTPIGGDVCSGVDFMLGSDVPDPGMVNEGTRCGPDKVCLNFECRNVDVLNFDCDDAHNKCHGHGVCNNNHNCHCEAGWAPPFCEQAGYGGSVDSGPTWNDQDHSLRDGLLVFFFLLDPAAALAALAVLRRKRLLRRLGLTRRGRSRAYRPDGAASADPGGGPPPGAQPPLVARGDANNILRDPNHSQLLPPREAEETSRSATSFAVRPPPPPLKPKPCGTAKPLMPQRPAPPPPV
- the LOC133475659 gene encoding disintegrin and metalloproteinase domain-containing protein 9-like isoform X2 codes for the protein MRCCCQVRCEKVSYAVSVSGRRHVVRLQRNRLLLPADFKVFTYAHDGKIITATPAVKNHCHYQGFVEGMEGSSVAMSICNGLRGVMHLDDDSYAIEPLDSAPEQHLLYRLQDVKSQPRGCGTPHRHGARAASSVQEIHRRARAKRDILHRTHYVELLLVVDNDRYNSVNRNESAVREEMVHLANFLDAIYMQLNVRVVLVGLEIWTRQNLISTEGGAGEVLGRFTQWREKELLPRRRHDSAQLILTKSFGVTAGMAFVSTVCSRSHGGGINAFTNNNVFAFASIVAHELGHNLGMNHDDSRACACPEQACIMNSGATGSRNFSRCSADDFEKMLLHTGGSCLLNVPRPDEAYSAPYCGNGLLDSGEDCDCGSAKECESDPCCEFSTCRLKAGAECGDGECCYNCRFRPGGTVCRASTDECDLPEFCNGSSSLCRSDVFVQNGHPCRNGQAYCYNGRCQHAGDQCRSIFGAKAKMAPEICFKDVNSKGDRFGNCGYQNYGYKKCESRNALCGKLQCANVQGVKAFGVQPSIISTPIGGDVCSGVDFMLGSDVPDPGMVNEGTRCGPDKVCLNFECRNVDVLNFDCDDAHNKCHGHGVCNNNHNCHCEAGWAPPFCEQAGYGGSVDSGPTWNDQDHSLRDGLLVFFFLLDPAAALAALAVLRRKRLLRRLGLTRRGRSRAYRPDGAASADPGGGPPPGAQPPLVARGDANNILRDPNHSQLLPPREAEETSRSATSFAVRPPPPPLKPKPCGTAKPLMPQRPAPPPPV
- the LOC133475659 gene encoding disintegrin and metalloproteinase domain-containing protein 9-like isoform X1, which produces MMATTGRRAKLLQMCCLLLLMTGSGQSGDSQQTQHLSSYQLTVPRPIGGRPRRDADGSPPDQVSYAVSVSGRRHVVRLQRNRLLLPADFKVFTYAHDGKIITATPAVKNHCHYQGFVEGMEGSSVAMSICNGLRGVMHLDDDSYAIEPLDSAPEQHLLYRLQDVKSQPRGCGTPHRHGARAASSVQEIHRRARAKRDILHRTHYVELLLVVDNDRYNSVNRNESAVREEMVHLANFLDAIYMQLNVRVVLVGLEIWTRQNLISTEGGAGEVLGRFTQWREKELLPRRRHDSAQLILTKSFGVTAGMAFVSTVCSRSHGGGINAFTNNNVFAFASIVAHELGHNLGMNHDDSRACACPEQACIMNSGATGSRNFSRCSADDFEKMLLHTGGSCLLNVPRPDEAYSAPYCGNGLLDSGEDCDCGSAKECESDPCCEFSTCRLKAGAECGDGECCYNCRFRPGGTVCRASTDECDLPEFCNGSSSLCRSDVFVQNGHPCRNGQAYCYNGRCQHAGDQCRSIFGAKAKMAPEICFKDVNSKGDRFGNCGYQNYGYKKCESRNALCGKLQCANVQGVKAFGVQPSIISTPIGGDVCSGVDFMLGSDVPDPGMVNEGTRCGPDKVCLNFECRNVDVLNFDCDDAHNKCHGHGVCNNNHNCHCEAGWAPPFCEQAGYGGSVDSGPTWNDQDHSLRDGLLVFFFLLDPAAALAALAVLRRKRLLRRLGLTRRGRSRAYRPDGAASADPGGGPPPGAQPPLVARGDANNILRDPNHSQLLPPREAEETSRSATSFAVRPPPPPLKPKPCGTAKPLMPQRPAPPPPV